GCACCCCCGCACACGTCGACGCGGCGCTGCGCGCCGTCGGTGAGGTGTTCACCGCCGGCGAGCTGACCGTCCGCGCCCTCCTGCGGGTCACCGACGACCGGGTGGTCAACCTCTCCTGCGCCGACCCGACCTGCTGCCCGCCGCGGGGAACCCCGTTCGACCCGACGGCGTCGCTGCTCGCCGTGCAGGCCACCGCCGCCGGGCTCGTCGCGCTGCCCGACCGGGCAGCCGTCGCCGCCCGCTTCGCCCCCGTCACCGGCGCCGCCCGCGACGCCATTCACCACGCCACCGACCGGGCGCTCGTCCGGCTCACGACCCTGACCGCCGCCGGTGGCGCCGCGGTGGACACGGCCGGCGCGCACGTGCTGCGCGACGCCCTGCGGCAACCCGACCGGCGGCTCACCGACGACGAGCTGGCCTGGCTCACCGTGCTGCTGACGCGAACCTCCGTGCGGGACCTCGCCGTCGACCTAACCCAACCCCACGATCCGCACGTCACGTTCTGGGCCGAGCTCACCCGCCGCGCCCACGAACCGCTCGTGCCCGCACCGGCCACCCTGCTGGCTGTCACCGCGTGGCGCTGCGGCGACGGCGCCCTGGCCGTCATGGCCGCCGAACGCGCCCTGCAGGTCGACCCCACCTACCCGCTGGCCGACCTGCTGCTGCGGGCCCTGCACGCCGGACTCCCACCCTCGGCGTTCGACCGGACCCCCGAGGGCCACACCAACCCCTGACCGCCAGCGATCTGGAGAACCCGCATGGATCCCATCCGCAGCATGCTGCTGACCCTCGCCCGCCACGCCCAGGAAGCCCGACTGCGGTGTCACGCCGAACGCGCCGCCGTGCGCGCCCGCGGCGAAACCCCCACCCGCAGCGAGACGTACGCCTACCAGGTGCAGGCCGACCTGTGCCTCATCGCCGCGGTCGGCGCCGCCGACCTGCCGGCAAGTTTCCGCCTCTACGACACCACCCTGTCGCGCGACCCCCTCGTCGCCGCCGAGCAACTCCGACAGGCCACCTCCGCCTACGACCACAGCGGCCCGATCGAAGCCGCCCACGAGGCGGCGCGGCTGGAGTACAAGGCGGCGTTTGCCGAACCGCTCACCGCGCAGGAACAGCACTACGTCGAGCTGCTCGCCGGCCTGCCCGCCGCCCGACGCGACAAGATCATCGAAGCGGCCGAGGAACGTTCCCGCCGTCGGGGAGCGACCCGGTGAGCCTCCACACCCTCGCGCCCAAGCCCGGCTTCGACCGGTACACCATCCAGGTCGGCTGGAACCCGCACCGCTCGTACTTCGCCACCGTCATCGACTTCGCCTGGGACCCGGCCACCGACCCGGACACCGAACCCGACACGGTCCGGCTCGGCCACCACACGGCGGTCCTCGACCCGACCGAGGTCCTGGCAGCCGTCGAACCCTACGCCGACATCCCACCCGACCTGGCCGCCCAGCTGCGCGCCGACCAGGCCGCCCACCCGCCCTCGCCGCGACACGCAACACCACCGGCACCACCCGGGCGGCGCTGACCCGCAGACCGCACCTTCCGCCGGCCCACCGGCGGCACCAGAAACGGCCCGCCATCGGCGGGCCGTCGTCGTATCCAGGACCCGGGACGCCATCGCCTACCAAACGGTGCGTCCCGGGTTCTCCCCTGAATGGAGGGACCCAGTGTTCACCACACCGGCCGTGATCGCCAGCACCGCCGCAGCCCTCGCGCTCGGCCTCTGCAGCCTCTACCTGACCAGCGCACTACGCCGCGCCCGCGCCGCGCTCGCCGACGCCGCCTGGAAACTCACCCACGACCCCCTCACCGGACTGCTCAACCGCGCCGGCCTGCTCGCCACCCACACCGCCCTCGCCCGCACCCCACAGCCGATCCTCGTCCTGCTCATCGACCTCGACGAGTTCAAAACCATCAACGACACCCACGGCCACGACACCGGCGACGACCTGCTCACCGAAGTCGGCGACCGCATCGACCAGGTCGCCACCCTCCACGGCGGCACCGCCGCACGCCTGTCCGGCGACGAGTACGCCGCCCTGCTGCCGGCACACGGCAGCGACCCCGCCCGCGTCGCCGAGGCGTTCGTCGTCCTCATCGCCCAACCGGTGCACCTGACCGCAGGCGGCGACATCGTCAAAGTCGACCCCACCGCCAGCGTCGGCGTCGCCGTCGTCGACAGCACCGACGCCCTCGACGACGTCGCCCTGCACCGTGCCGACATCGCCATGTACCACGCCAAACGCCACGGCGGAAACCGACACGTCCACTACACCCCCGGCATGAGCATGCCGGCCAGCCGGCTCCGCCACGGCCCCCGCGTCCGCGACCTGCACCGAAGCCCGGGGGAGGGGGACGCGTGAACCTGGCAACCCTCATCGCCTGCGCCACCTGCGGCTACGGCCTCACCGAAGAACACGACGGCGACCACGTCACCTACCGGCACCCGGTCAGCGAAGACGGACGCCACCAGCCCGTGCCCGTCGCCGCCAGCCTCCTTGGCGACGTCTACGACCGCTGCCACATCTGCAGCGCACACCGACCCGTCTGGTGCTACCGCACCGCCGAACTCGAAGCCCAAGGCTTCGGCGGCAGCCGCGACATCATCCAGACCTACACCACCCGCTGGCACGTCTGCCTGCGCTGCGCCCAGCACATCGAAGCCGACGACCCCGACGGCCTCACCGCCACCAGCGCCGCCCACATGCGATGGCACCCCACCGACCCCCGCTACGCCATCCTGGCCATGGTGCACCGGGCGATCATCCTCACCCGCGACAGCCGGCGCCTGCTCACCACCACCGACTGGCCACCGGCGAAACTCAGCCCGGACATGCTGCCGAAAATCCGCGACCGACTCACCGGACTGCTACGCGGACCGGCCGACCTACCCGCACCCCTGTACGCCCCGGACACCCGACGCGCCCTCGCCGACGACCTCGACCGCGCCCCGCTCTACTGGGTCAACCAGGAGTTCACCGACCTCACCACCGCCGTCACCCGAGACCAGCCACCCGCGCCGGTCACCGACCGCATCGCCCCCTCCCTGAGCGGGATCGTCGCCTGGCCCCAACCCGTCGGCGCCGGTGGGCTCACCACCGCCATCTCCTGGACGCCACAGGCGCACGGCTGGCACATGATCTGCTACCGCAGCATCGGCGGCGGCCTGCCCGAGGATCTGATGCCCGCACTGCGCCACGACATCGGCTGGCTCGTACCCATCCACAGCGAACACGTCGCCCGCGACACAGCCGTCGACGGCGACCACCCCCTCGGCCCGCTGATCACCTGCTGGCTGCTGATGAACCAGCAGATGGCCGAAGCCGCCCCCGCCGCCCTACCCAAAGCCGTCACCAAGGCCCACCAGCGGCGCCACGGCCGCGCACCCGACGTCCGCCTGGTGCGGATCACACCACCCGCCGTCTCGGCCACCCCGCCACGCGGTGGGGCAGAGCCCACCCGCGCCGCGCCCGCCTACCGCTACTGGGTCTCCGGGCACGAACGCAACCAGGCGTACGGGCCGGGCCGCCGCCTCCGCAAGAAAGTGATCATCGAGCCCTTCCTGAAAGGCCCCGACGACAAACCGATCAAACTCAGCACCACCGTACGCCTGCTCGGACGTCGCGAACCGACGGACGGCCTGGAAGCCAGGTAAGCAGCCATCGGCCGTGCGGTGGTAGGGCAGCAGGTCCGCCACCGCACGGGACGGTGCCGACCACGAGAGCGCGGCGCGGGCAGTACCACCGGCAGGATCGTCGCCCGTCGCCGGCGCGTCGGCGCCGCAGCCGGTCCCTGGCGATCGACTACGGCGGTTTCCGGCTTGCCTACCCCGTGCCAGGGCTGGGGTGGTGCCCACCGCGCCGCGCCCCTCGCCATCGGCCACGCTAACCGTGCCGTCTTCGCCCTTCCGGTGCTTTCACTCGCCGTCACCCGAGCGGACGGGGACACCACCACTCGCCGATGCTGAGGGTGGCATCGAGAGACACCCCCGTCGCGACGTCCGTCGCGCTCCAGCTCACCAAGCCCTCTTCGTCGCCCGCTTGCGAGGCGGGGTAAACAGGTCGGCCACCGCTGTGATCGCGGACGGAACCAGCCGGTAATACACCCAGACGCCGCGCTTCTCCCGCTCGAGCACACCGGCTTCGGTGAGGATCCTCAGATGCTGGTTCACAGTCGGCTGGGACAACCCCAGCGGTGCAACCAGGTCACTGACCGACGCTTCATTCTGCGGGGCGGAGTGGTCACTTGGGGCGGACCGGCGAGGCAGCTGAGCCGGAGTTCCCTTATCTTAGTTTAGTCGGGTTCTGTGCGCGCTGACTGCAGGGCGATTGCACGGCGCTGGGTAGGGTGGAGGAACGCGGCTACTCCTGCGAAGAGGATTGCGATGCTGATTGCCCATGAGGTGGGGTCGGTGTCGTGGCGGGCTGGCCAGTCCAGCGGCGGGAGGTGCATGCCTGTGCCGGCGACGACGAGGCCGATGGTGAGCACTGTGGTGGGTACGGTCCAGCCCATGCTAGGGCGTAGGGCGGTCGCTCCCAGCAGAGAGTAACCGAGCAGCCCGAGGTAGTTGCGGGTCGCGCCTAGCTCCGTGATCGTACCGATGAGTGGCTGAGCTGCCCACACGATGAGTCCGACGCTGATCACTGCGGCCGTAGCGAGGTACAGAAGATCGTAGAGGTCGACGCGGCGGACGCTGAGGTGCTCTTGTAGCGGCAGTGCCGATGTCGCGGCCACCGTGGAGAGGTAGGCGGTGATCACGGGCAGGACGGCTGCCCATGGCAGTGGGATCGGCTCGGTGGTACCGACGAGCAGGCGCTGGCCTCCGAGTTCGCGGGATGCCAATGCGGCGACGATGAGCACCAGCAGGAGCGGCACTGTTCGTCGGGACTGCAGCAGGAGGCGGGGGCCGGTCACGTGAATGACTGGGGGGTCAGGGCGCAAGTCCGGACGAGGTCGGCGTGGGTGGCGAGCCACCTCTGCTGGCTGTCGAGCGGGAGGCTGAGGAAGTGGCTCTTCGCCTGCTGTTGGCTGGGGTCGCGTGGCATGAACAGGTTCTCGTCGCCGACGGCCCAGGCGACGAGGAGCTGGGACATGGCGTGGGCGGTTCTGTCGCGTCGTGCCCCGTGGGCGCACGATTCGACGCCGAGGGCGGCGACGGCGATGTCGATGCTCGCGCGGTCGTAGTGGTCGCTGGCGGGGGCGTCGAGGGCGTACGCGATCGCGCCGGGCGTTGGTCGGCCGCCCACGCCGCGCGGGCGCTGTTCGACTCGGCTGATGGCAAATGGTGTTGGGGCCAGACGTTGGCCGATTGTCTGCATCCGCTGGCTGATCGGTGTGAGGCTGGTGGCGAAGGCGGGATGGATACACACCTGGGGTGAGCTGCCCGAGCAGGACCAGATGATGTGGCGGTTGACGTCGATGGAACGACCGTTTTCGCCGATGACGATCGCGGTGCCGCTGACAGCTAGGGCCAGGGACGCCCCGACCGTCGGGACCACCACCCGGGCGGAGGAGCGGACCTTGACGGCCACGAGTGCCAGGGCCAGGAGCCCGAGGCCGGTGAACCACAGCAGTTGCCCGCGGATGGTTGGGGTGTGTGGGGCGCTGAACGGCAGGACCAGCTCGATGGTGAGTGGGAACATTGCATGCCCGGCCCCGTACTGCCTGAGATTCCACGCCGACGCCAGGTAGGTGACCAGCGCGACGGCGAACGGCGTGAATCGTCCCGGCAGTAGCACTCCGACGCCGTAGGCGATCGACACGGTGGCGGCGAAGCCTGCGCCGGCCGCTGCCAGCCACCACCAGAACGGGCCACCCCACGTCGCGTTCGCCGCCGTGGGCAGCAGCGTCACCGCCGCGACGACGGCGTAGGCAACGGTGGCGCAGCCCACCAGCACACCGGCCTCCGCCAGTGGTGCCCGCGCCGGTTCGCGCCCGGCCAGCAGCCAGGCATGGCGCCCGCCACGGCGCTGTGAGCGGCCACCCGCCCACGCGGCAACGCCGACCGCCAGCGGGGCCATCAGCATCGGCGCGCTCGCCACTGCACCGGTGGCGTACGACCAGACCGTGTCCGTATCCAGCTGGGAGCGGGACATGAACACACCGAGCCCTACCAGGAAAGGCAGGCTCCACAATCCCGGCCCTCGACGTAGCTCGATGCGGATCGGGGTCACGCCCGCACCGCCGTCTGCCGCAGCGCCGTGACATAGCCACGCTCCAGGTCGTTGTCTCCGTCTACCCCCGGCATGGCGAGGCCCTCCAGCCCGGCGACCGTCCCTGTGAACACCACCGCTCCGTCGTCGAGCACGATGATGGTGTCCGCGACGTGCCGGGCATCGTCCACCACGTGAGTGCTGACCAGCACGGTGGCCGAGCCGGCGACCTTTCGCAGGACACGACGCAACTCGATGCGCTGCTGAGGGTCAAGACCGGCCGCCGGTTCGTCGAGGACGAGCAACTCCGGTTCATGCACGATCGCCTGCGCGATACCGGCCCGCCGCAGCAATCCACCAGAGAGGCTGCCCATGCGTGACCGGGCCCGGCCGGACAAGCTCATCAACCCCAGCGCCCGGTCCACCTTCGTTGCGATGTCGCGCTCCGGTACGCCCTTGAGCCAGGCGGCGTAGGCGACGGAATCCCGGACGGTGTAGCCGGGATAGTGAGACACGACCTGCGGCAGGAAACCAATCCGCGCCGCGACGGACCGAAGGCCGCCGCGGCGCAGCACATCACGACCGAGTACGTGCAAGCTTCCCGCCTCGGGACGCTTGAGGCCAACGATGGTGTGCAGCAGCGTCGTCTTTCCCGCGCCATTCGGCCCCAACAACACCGTCACGCCGGGCGAGACCACGACATCGAGATCGCGAAATACACTCCGCTTCCCGTACCGCTGCGCCAGTCCGTGCCCAATGATTGCTTCGTCCATCGCGGGCCCCCTGATTGCGTCAGCTCAGCAGGTGGTCACCTTGTAGTGCGAGGTGTCCCTGTAGGTCGGGTGAGAGGTGAAGAACGAGCGACCGTAGTAGTTGGCGGTCCGTCCGCCATCGCAACTGCTGGTCTCAGCATAGTAATACGTGCCCGTGTAGTAGTCGTCGTAACTGGACACCACCGGGTCAGGGGACAAACTGGCATCCCTCTTGATCTCCACCCGGAAGGTGCGCGTCACGGACGTCTGACAGAATCCGTCGTTCCACGCGGTCATGTAGCCCGAGCTGTAGCCGAACACCGGGTCCCCCTGGGTGCAGCCCTGAGGGTTTGCCTGCGCCGGGCTGGCCACCGCGATGGTGGACAGCCCCAGGACGACCGTCATCACGGCCGCCACAGATCGCCTCATGCGAGTCTCCGATCCTGGTTGACGGATAGCACACGCGCGCGGCTGCAATGATGACTAGTCGAATAAAACCTAATCACATTCAGTGCCAATCGTCAATTCCCTGAGCTTCCTCCTGATGCCTTATGCGGCTTGCGCAAAGTGCGTATGAAACGGCCTTGTAAAAGGCGTGAAACGCAGGCTGGAAGCTCTCCGCCGCATTGTCGAACCCTGCGCACCGATCAGCTTGATGCGGCTCGTTGTGCTGGCGCCGGGAGGGTCCGTAGCTTGGGGACGAGGCTGCGGATCGCTGGGGAGCGTGGGGCAGCTGGGGCGAGTTTGTCGTGAAGTCGCAGTAGGAGCGCGACGCTGCGGGCGGAGTTGCCGGCGGGTAGGCGTTCGAGGGCGATCTGGGCGGTGCTGACTGCGAGATCGAGGTCACCGGCGGCGGTGTGGGCGAGGCTGAGCCATGCGCCGTGGCGTAGCGCGGAGCGTTGTGTTGCTTCATGGGTTTTGGTGCGCGCGGGCGTGGAGTAGGTGGCTGGCTTCGCGGAGCAGTTGTTTGCGTCGTAGGACTTTCTCTGCCAGGCGCCCGGCCGCGTTGATCTGCCCAGACGGGGCGACGTGTTCATGTTCGGCTGTGCATCCGTTAGCCAGCGCGATACCTTCGACGACCAAGATCGCGCCGTTAGCCATGGCGTCACCCTGACAGCCAGCGAGGCCTGTTACTCGTGGCACCAGGGTGCGGATGGGGACTGCGCCGCGTTGCTACGCGGGACGTCGCACTCGGCGAGCGCGCCGAGCACCTGGGAGTTGTTCAGTGACATCGAGTTCAGCACGCCTCCGCGGCGGGATCTCCATCGAGTTGGGGCGGGTGCGCGCAGCCGGCCGTGGGCGCAACCGGTGGCGGACCACCGCGGTGACCATGGTCGCCGCGGTGGTGGTGGCGGTATCGACAGGAGTTGTCGTTACGCCTGCTGTTGCCAAGCCGACTGAGGACAACACCAAGCCGATTGACTACACATCGTTCGTCAACCCGTTCGTCTCAACCGCGGGTGACGACGGCAACGACCTGCCCGGTGCGCAGGCGCCGAACGGCATCGTGAAGGTCAATCCCCTCACCATGCCGGGTCGTAACCACACGGGCTACGACTACAACCAGACCCATATCGCCGGATTCACGCAGACGAACCTCGACGGGGTCGGCGGCTCCGGTGGCGGCGGCGACATCCTCGTCGTACCGACGCAGGTCGAGTACAGCGCCCGGCCATCGACCGGTTCGTACTCCCACCCCTTCAGCCACGACGACGAGACCGCCAGCCCCGGGTACTACCAGGTGCGGCTGGGTGAGATCTCCGGCCGGGACGGCGCCGTGCACAACGGCCCGGGCACGATCAACGCCGAGGTGACCGCGACGACCCGTACCGCGCTGCACCGCTACACCTTCCCCGACGGCGCCACGCCGGAACTCGTCGTCGATCTGAACAACAACTTCACCAGCCGGACTGGCTCATCGGTCGACGTTGAGCGTCTCGACGACGGCCGGGTCGCCCTCTCGGGTGACATCAACGGGAACTTCAACGGCGCGTCCTACGCGCTGCACTACCACGCCGAGACCGAGCAGCCGGTCGCGTCGTTCAAGACGTGGGGATCGGGTGAGTTCGGCGACGCGGCCTCCCGGCGCGGCACCGACACCGGCGCCGTGCTCACCTTCGCACCTGACGACGCGGGTGAGATCGGCCTGCGGATCACGGTCTCGCCGATCAGCGCGGACCAGGCGCGCATCGACCAGGGCGTCGAGGTCGGAAAGCTGTCGTTCGACGACGTACGCGCCGGCACGAAGGCCGTCTGGAACGATCGGCTCGGCCGGGTCGATGTCTCGGCCTCGGTGAAGGCCGACTCCGACGGCACGCTGCGCCGCCTGTTCTACACCCACCTGTACCGCATGTTCGCGCTCCCGATGAACGCGACGAGCACGTCCGGCACCTACCGCGGTGTCGACGGGGTGGTGCACAAGGTCGACGACTTCACCTACTACGACGCGTGGTCGTCGTGGGACGACTTCCGCAAATACTCCGTCTTCGCGTACGTCGACCCCGAGATGTACCGCGACATGATCCAGTCGCTGATCTACCTCTTCGCCGACGTGCAGAGCACCGGCAAGGGCATCGGCGGGCTCACCCACTCCGTGCCCACCGTGCGCTGGGAACGCTCGGCGG
This genomic stretch from Micromonospora krabiensis harbors:
- a CDS encoding DUF4192 domain-containing protein, translated to MTFPDNTMTVRSPADLVAVVPYLLGFRPAEGSIVVLATRDHRVVFAARGDLPTPDAPTRDVLDLAAHMLPIVRRQQPITDVVTIGYGTPAHVDAALRAVGEVFTAGELTVRALLRVTDDRVVNLSCADPTCCPPRGTPFDPTASLLAVQATAAGLVALPDRAAVAARFAPVTGAARDAIHHATDRALVRLTTLTAAGGAAVDTAGAHVLRDALRQPDRRLTDDELAWLTVLLTRTSVRDLAVDLTQPHDPHVTFWAELTRRAHEPLVPAPATLLAVTAWRCGDGALAVMAAERALQVDPTYPLADLLLRALHAGLPPSAFDRTPEGHTNP
- a CDS encoding GGDEF domain-containing protein; the protein is MFTTPAVIASTAAALALGLCSLYLTSALRRARAALADAAWKLTHDPLTGLLNRAGLLATHTALARTPQPILVLLIDLDEFKTINDTHGHDTGDDLLTEVGDRIDQVATLHGGTAARLSGDEYAALLPAHGSDPARVAEAFVVLIAQPVHLTAGGDIVKVDPTASVGVAVVDSTDALDDVALHRADIAMYHAKRHGGNRHVHYTPGMSMPASRLRHGPRVRDLHRSPGEGDA
- a CDS encoding ATP-binding cassette domain-containing protein is translated as MDEAIIGHGLAQRYGKRSVFRDLDVVVSPGVTVLLGPNGAGKTTLLHTIVGLKRPEAGSLHVLGRDVLRRGGLRSVAARIGFLPQVVSHYPGYTVRDSVAYAAWLKGVPERDIATKVDRALGLMSLSGRARSRMGSLSGGLLRRAGIAQAIVHEPELLVLDEPAAGLDPQQRIELRRVLRKVAGSATVLVSTHVVDDARHVADTIIVLDDGAVVFTGTVAGLEGLAMPGVDGDNDLERGYVTALRQTAVRA